A single Leptolyngbya sp. 'hensonii' DNA region contains:
- a CDS encoding NAD(P)-dependent oxidoreductase yields the protein MSQRIFLTGASGCIGHYMAEALIQETEDELFLLVRNPDKLKFDYNARPGITILQGDMRQIEEFADLLQTMDAAVLAATAWGDPQETYDINVVKTIRLLNLLNPEVCQQVIYFSTASILDRNNEPLQAAGEIGTDYIKTKYACHQQLANLAIAPRLTVVFPTLVFGGDEQKPYSHISAGLPEVVRWLWLIRFLGADGSFHFIHGRDIAQVIRYLLKHPAEPGPDGEQEGIRQYVLGNQRTYVNQAIDEVCAYMGLRTYFRIPLSFWLASTLMKVLRFQVAEWDFFSLQYRHFTHKTVTNPGTFGLPIYCPNVVDLFRVRGIPAAKK from the coding sequence ATGTCCCAACGTATTTTCCTGACTGGTGCGAGTGGCTGTATTGGTCACTATATGGCTGAAGCATTGATTCAAGAAACAGAGGATGAGCTGTTTTTGTTGGTCAGGAATCCGGATAAATTAAAGTTCGATTACAATGCCCGTCCCGGTATCACCATCCTGCAGGGGGACATGCGGCAGATTGAAGAGTTTGCTGATTTGCTGCAAACAATGGATGCTGCTGTGCTGGCGGCGACAGCCTGGGGAGATCCTCAAGAGACCTATGACATCAATGTGGTCAAAACGATCCGGCTGCTGAATCTGCTGAACCCGGAAGTTTGTCAACAGGTGATTTACTTCTCAACTGCCAGTATTCTGGATCGAAATAATGAACCGCTTCAGGCAGCGGGTGAGATTGGGACGGACTACATCAAAACAAAATATGCCTGTCATCAACAGTTGGCAAACTTGGCGATCGCACCTCGTCTAACGGTGGTCTTTCCCACCCTGGTCTTCGGAGGAGATGAGCAGAAGCCTTACTCCCATATCTCTGCCGGTTTGCCGGAGGTGGTTCGCTGGCTCTGGTTAATCCGCTTTCTGGGAGCAGATGGCAGTTTCCACTTCATCCATGGTCGAGATATTGCCCAGGTCATAAGGTACCTTCTCAAACATCCTGCTGAACCAGGGCCAGATGGGGAGCAGGAGGGAATTCGTCAGTATGTGCTGGGCAATCAGCGGACTTATGTGAATCAGGCGATCGATGAAGTCTGTGCCTACATGGGTTTACGGACCTATTTTCGGATTCCCCTCTCTTTCTGGCTGGCCAGCACCCTGATGAAGGTGCTCCGGTTTCAGGTGGCGGAATGGGATTTCTTCTCCCTGCAATACCGGCATTTCACTCACAAAACCGTGACGAATCCGGGTACTTTTGGATTGCCGATCTATTGCCCCAACGTTGTTGATTTGTTCAGGGTGAGAGGGATTCCTGCTGCTAAAAAATGA
- a CDS encoding PAS domain S-box protein yields MTMGFGVLVLAIVCWYFSQEVLRRRRAEVLLLRQTDRERLIHQIAQHIRQSLDLDEVLKTTVEEVQQFLGADRVLLYRLWDDGTGSAIYETVLPPYPRVLGQTFPEEVFPVEYHQAYSLGKTRAIMNVEQADVQPCLAEFVRQFGVKAKLVVPIIQENRHQPAGYSLDSRSAAPYLWGLLIAHQCNRPRKWEIWELELMQQLATQVAIAIQQSELYNQLQQLNAGLELRVQDRTAELATANHSLQEEILERQRTEVALRHTNETLQALVQASPRAIFMLDLEGRVKIWNPAAERMFGWTEVEVMDCPNPICLDDPQADQTALQTSVLQGKTYTRMELRCHRRDGIPIDISFSAAPLPDSDGQIRGIVAVIADITEQKRQAEQVRLLQSVVVNTNDAVIITEAEPISEPGPRIIYVNEAFTRITGYQPEEVLGKTPRLLQGPKTDGVILQQVRTALTHWEPITVEVINYRKDGTEFWNEFSIVPVADKQGRYTHWIAVQRDTTGRKQVEQALRQSEERFRSLIENALDIIMILDPEGTIHYVSPSAEKVLGYPAATLVGRTLLELVHPEDWVTTNSLMQACLRQRGQQTHLTCPIESRYRHQDSSWRMMEAIAQAYTDSTAILRIIVTARDITERKRLDEVRLALEREKELSALKTRFFSMASHEFRTPLSTALAAAQLLETCQDEWNHSEKRLRNLHRIQDSVRNMVQLLDDILTINRAETGKLEFNPQLLDVERYCRQFVEEMQLSAGGQYSLTVTCQGSSTPAYLDSKLLRSILSNLLSNAIKYSPQGGMIGLTLEFEPAQVLLQVIDQGIGIPIDDQKRLFEPFYRGKNVRTIPGTGLGLVVVKKCVDLHQGTIQVMSEVGRGTTCLVTLPLR; encoded by the coding sequence ATGACCATGGGCTTTGGCGTTCTAGTCCTGGCGATTGTTTGCTGGTATTTCAGCCAGGAAGTCCTGCGACGGCGACGGGCTGAGGTGCTGCTGTTGCGCCAAACAGATCGAGAACGCTTGATCCATCAGATCGCCCAGCACATTCGCCAGTCTCTGGATCTGGATGAAGTGTTGAAGACCACAGTCGAGGAAGTTCAGCAGTTTCTGGGTGCCGATCGGGTTCTGCTGTATCGCCTCTGGGATGATGGCACTGGTTCTGCCATTTATGAAACCGTCTTACCCCCCTATCCTCGGGTCTTAGGGCAAACCTTCCCAGAGGAGGTGTTTCCTGTGGAGTATCATCAGGCTTACTCCCTGGGAAAAACCCGCGCCATTATGAATGTCGAACAAGCTGATGTCCAGCCTTGCCTGGCAGAGTTTGTCCGGCAGTTTGGGGTGAAAGCAAAATTGGTTGTTCCTATTATCCAGGAAAATCGCCATCAGCCAGCAGGCTATTCTCTAGATTCAAGATCTGCTGCTCCCTATCTCTGGGGGCTGTTAATTGCCCATCAGTGTAACCGTCCCCGCAAGTGGGAAATCTGGGAGCTAGAGTTGATGCAACAACTGGCAACCCAGGTTGCTATTGCCATCCAACAGTCTGAACTCTATAACCAGCTGCAGCAACTCAATGCAGGTCTGGAACTGCGGGTACAGGATCGGACTGCAGAACTGGCAACAGCCAATCATTCCCTGCAGGAGGAAATTTTAGAGCGGCAACGGACCGAAGTGGCTCTACGCCACACCAATGAGACCCTGCAAGCCCTGGTTCAGGCATCTCCCCGGGCTATCTTTATGCTGGACCTAGAGGGGCGGGTGAAGATCTGGAATCCGGCAGCTGAGCGCATGTTTGGGTGGACTGAGGTAGAGGTGATGGATTGTCCCAATCCCATCTGTTTGGATGATCCCCAGGCGGATCAGACTGCCCTGCAAACCAGTGTGCTGCAGGGAAAGACTTACACCCGGATGGAATTACGCTGTCATCGTCGAGATGGAATACCCATTGATATCAGCTTCTCGGCTGCGCCTCTCCCGGACAGTGATGGTCAAATTCGAGGCATTGTCGCTGTGATTGCTGACATCACTGAGCAAAAGCGGCAAGCTGAACAGGTGCGCCTGTTGCAATCTGTCGTAGTCAACACGAATGATGCCGTGATCATCACGGAAGCAGAACCTATTTCGGAACCTGGACCCCGGATTATCTATGTGAATGAGGCGTTTACTCGCATCACGGGTTACCAACCGGAGGAGGTTCTGGGCAAGACTCCCCGGTTATTGCAGGGACCTAAAACTGATGGTGTTATACTGCAGCAGGTACGCACAGCCCTGACGCATTGGGAACCGATTACAGTAGAGGTGATTAACTACCGTAAAGATGGGACGGAGTTTTGGAATGAATTTAGTATTGTCCCAGTTGCCGATAAACAGGGCCGCTACACCCACTGGATCGCCGTGCAGCGAGATACAACAGGGCGGAAGCAGGTGGAGCAAGCTCTGCGTCAAAGTGAAGAGCGGTTTCGATCGCTGATTGAAAACGCGCTGGATATCATCATGATTCTTGACCCGGAGGGCACCATTCATTATGTCAGCCCATCAGCAGAGAAAGTGCTGGGCTACCCCGCTGCAACTCTGGTCGGGCGTACTTTGCTGGAACTGGTTCACCCTGAAGATTGGGTGACCACAAACAGCCTGATGCAGGCATGCCTGAGACAAAGGGGACAGCAAACGCATTTGACCTGTCCGATTGAGAGCCGATATCGCCATCAAGATAGTTCCTGGCGAATGATGGAAGCGATCGCCCAGGCTTATACAGATAGCACGGCTATTCTCCGGATCATTGTCACTGCTCGGGATATTACGGAGCGCAAGCGGCTGGATGAAGTCAGATTAGCCCTGGAACGGGAAAAAGAACTGAGTGCTTTAAAGACACGGTTCTTCTCCATGGCTTCCCATGAATTTCGGACTCCTCTCAGTACTGCTCTGGCTGCAGCACAGCTTTTGGAAACCTGTCAGGACGAATGGAATCACTCCGAGAAGCGACTCCGAAATCTTCATAGAATTCAGGATTCTGTCAGGAATATGGTGCAATTGCTGGATGATATCTTGACCATCAATCGTGCTGAGACGGGGAAACTAGAATTTAATCCCCAACTCCTGGATGTGGAAAGGTATTGTCGCCAGTTTGTTGAAGAGATGCAACTCAGTGCTGGGGGGCAGTACAGTCTTACAGTTACCTGTCAAGGCTCATCGACACCGGCTTATCTGGATAGTAAGCTTTTGAGATCAATTCTGTCTAATTTACTGTCTAATGCCATCAAATATTCTCCCCAGGGAGGGATGATTGGTCTCACCCTGGAGTTTGAGCCCGCTCAGGTCTTGCTTCAGGTTATCGATCAGGGGATTGGTATTCCCATTGATGATCAGAAGCGGTTGTTTGAACCCTTTTATCGAGGCAAGAATGTTCGGACCATTCCTGGGACTGGTTTGGGCTTGGTCGTGGTCAAGAAGTGTGTGGATTTGCACCAAGGCACGATTCAGGTGATGAGCGAAGTGGGTCGGGGAACAACCTGCCTGGTTACCCTCCCCTTACGGTAA
- a CDS encoding phycobilisome rod-core linker polypeptide has translation MSIPLLEYEPLSRNHRVEGFEVPGDEQPRIYTTSNLLSPVDMDVLIQAAYRQIYNEQQMLAYHRQRFLESQLRVGQITVKDFIRGLATSDSFRRLVYESNNNYRCVEICIQRILGRSVYNNQEKLAWSIVLATKGLQSFIDALLSSEEYLDNFGDNTVPYQRRRILPQRTQGELPFARMARYGTDYRDKLPKPILMGRKGAARLDYYRWDWQKNPPQLLQKIGQGTIGLGVAILVIMFLSILIGF, from the coding sequence ATGTCGATTCCTCTCTTAGAATACGAACCTTTATCTCGTAACCATCGAGTGGAGGGGTTTGAAGTACCCGGTGATGAACAACCCAGAATTTATACCACCAGTAATCTCCTGTCTCCTGTGGATATGGATGTCTTGATCCAGGCAGCTTACCGCCAGATTTATAATGAGCAACAGATGCTGGCCTACCATCGTCAGCGTTTTTTGGAGTCCCAACTGCGAGTGGGGCAAATCACCGTTAAGGACTTTATTCGAGGACTGGCCACTTCTGATTCCTTCCGACGACTGGTTTATGAGAGCAATAATAACTACCGTTGCGTTGAGATTTGCATTCAGCGAATTCTGGGTCGCAGCGTTTATAACAATCAGGAAAAGCTCGCCTGGTCGATTGTTCTGGCTACCAAGGGACTACAGAGTTTTATTGATGCCTTGCTGAGTAGTGAAGAATACCTGGACAACTTTGGAGATAACACGGTTCCCTATCAACGCCGACGGATTCTCCCCCAACGGACTCAAGGTGAGCTGCCTTTTGCCCGGATGGCTCGTTACGGCACTGATTATCGGGATAAATTGCCCAAGCCAATTCTGATGGGTAGGAAAGGCGCTGCTCGTCTGGATTACTATCGTTGGGACTGGCAAAAGAATCCGCCCCAACTGCTCCAGAAAATTGGGCAGGGTACGATTGGGCTTGGGGTTGCAATCCTTGTGATTATGTTTCTATCCATCCTGATTGGGTTCTAG
- a CDS encoding CpeR family transcriptional regulator: MLPTLEMLPPAAQKKIQSWIRSRHVICSGNFFVFETVDYSALERFSHCISVLGGSVISVDPVGKIWMSDRRQVIVYHARASLHTPHHDLKQYWIKHGSFRTRFDQRV, from the coding sequence ATGCTTCCCACCCTGGAAATGCTGCCACCTGCTGCTCAAAAGAAGATTCAGTCCTGGATTCGAAGTCGCCATGTAATTTGCTCAGGGAACTTCTTTGTCTTTGAAACAGTAGATTATTCAGCTCTGGAGCGATTCAGTCACTGTATTTCAGTCTTGGGAGGCAGCGTGATTTCTGTGGATCCAGTTGGCAAGATTTGGATGAGCGATCGTCGCCAGGTGATTGTATATCATGCCAGAGCCAGCTTGCATACCCCTCATCATGACTTGAAACAGTATTGGATCAAACACGGTAGTTTCCGGACGAGATTTGATCAACGAGTTTAA
- a CDS encoding phycobilisome rod-core linker polypeptide, whose protein sequence is MSIEINSSELWPDSSSVEVQAVIRAVYRQVLGNPHVMESERQVAAESQLSDRSISVREFVRAVGKSDFYRSRYFETCAPYRFVELNFMHFLGRPPQSQAEVSEHIVRCIEEGYDAEIDSYLDSDEYQTKFGEHIVPYNQGAKTAVGQSQITYNRMFALDRGYSQVNSAVKSSQLVYAIATNSSNRIAPASTNLGGSGEASKKKFKILVRGSRFDSPRRISTTTYLVSGDNMTPQIQRINRTSGTIVSITEVT, encoded by the coding sequence ATGAGCATTGAAATTAATTCATCAGAACTTTGGCCAGATAGCTCTTCGGTAGAGGTGCAGGCTGTCATTCGAGCTGTTTATCGACAAGTGCTAGGTAATCCGCATGTGATGGAGAGTGAACGGCAGGTCGCTGCTGAATCCCAGTTAAGCGATCGCAGCATTTCTGTGCGTGAATTTGTGCGGGCTGTTGGGAAATCTGATTTTTACCGTTCCCGATATTTTGAGACCTGCGCTCCCTATCGCTTCGTGGAATTGAATTTCATGCACTTTTTAGGACGGCCTCCCCAGTCCCAGGCTGAGGTTTCAGAGCATATCGTGCGCTGCATTGAAGAAGGATACGATGCAGAAATCGATTCGTACCTTGATAGTGACGAGTACCAGACTAAGTTTGGTGAGCATATCGTCCCCTACAATCAAGGTGCAAAAACTGCAGTGGGTCAAAGCCAGATCACTTACAACCGAATGTTTGCACTGGATCGGGGCTACTCTCAAGTAAATAGTGCCGTCAAGTCTTCTCAATTGGTGTATGCGATTGCGACTAACAGCAGCAACAGAATTGCACCAGCTAGCACTAATTTAGGTGGTTCAGGAGAGGCCAGCAAGAAGAAATTTAAGATTCTTGTGCGGGGCTCCAGGTTTGACAGTCCCCGGCGGATCAGTACTACAACATACCTGGTTTCTGGGGACAATATGACCCCGCAAATTCAGCGCATTAATCGGACATCTGGAACGATCGTCAGTATTACTGAAGTGACCTAA
- a CDS encoding phycobilisome linker polypeptide — protein MAFGPASRLGVSLFEETAPVEWVPGSSDGEREQIIRAVYRQVLGNAYVMDSERLTVPESQFKRVELSVREFVRAVAKSDLYHSRFFTSCARYRAIELNFRHLLGRPPLNLEEMRSHSMILDTRGFGAEIDSYLNSDEYQTHFGENIVPYIRGYKTEACQSMVQFTHTFELVRGASSSSLKGNLAGKAPRLNSLLIQSVPTAVVSPISPGSAFRNPLGSARTRLGTGADEQGKVYRVEATGYRASKTRPVSRFRFSNQIYLVPFNQLSATYQKIHQAGGVIASITPV, from the coding sequence ATGGCTTTTGGACCAGCCTCCCGTTTGGGAGTTAGCCTATTTGAAGAAACTGCCCCGGTGGAGTGGGTGCCTGGTAGTTCGGATGGTGAGCGGGAGCAGATCATTCGAGCAGTCTATCGGCAAGTTTTAGGCAATGCCTATGTGATGGACAGTGAACGCTTGACGGTTCCTGAGTCTCAGTTTAAGCGAGTTGAACTCAGTGTCCGTGAGTTTGTGAGAGCAGTAGCCAAGTCGGACCTCTATCATTCTCGATTCTTTACCAGTTGTGCTCGTTACCGGGCGATCGAATTAAACTTTCGCCACCTGCTGGGCCGCCCTCCCCTTAATCTGGAAGAAATGCGCTCCCACAGCATGATTCTCGATACGCGAGGTTTTGGAGCTGAGATTGATTCTTACCTCAATAGCGATGAGTATCAAACCCATTTTGGAGAAAATATTGTGCCCTATATCCGGGGCTATAAGACAGAGGCTTGCCAGAGTATGGTGCAGTTCACCCATACTTTTGAACTAGTACGGGGAGCCTCAAGTAGCAGTTTGAAGGGTAATTTGGCCGGGAAGGCTCCTCGCCTGAACAGCTTGCTGATCCAGTCTGTGCCCACGGCTGTAGTTTCACCGATCAGCCCAGGATCTGCATTCCGTAACCCCTTGGGTAGTGCCCGGACCCGCCTGGGTACCGGGGCAGATGAGCAAGGCAAAGTGTACCGGGTGGAGGCGACGGGCTACCGTGCTAGCAAGACCAGGCCGGTCTCCCGTTTTCGCTTCAGTAACCAGATCTATCTGGTGCCCTTCAACCAGCTTTCAGCAACCTACCAAAAGATCCATCAAGCGGGGGGAGTGATTGCCAGTATTACGCCTGTGTGA
- a CDS encoding response regulator transcription factor — protein MRILLIEDDLRLAETLAEALTDQRYVVDLVTDGETGWHQVKTMDYDLLLLDVMLPELDGISLCHRLRSHGYNLPILILTACDTISDEITGLDVGADDYVVKPVDLQKLFARIRALLRRGNATTLPILEWGELRLNPSTYEVSYNHTPIHLTPKEYALLELLLRNGRRVLSRSVIIEHVWPSEASPEEHTVKVHIRGLRQKLKAAGAAEDLIETVHSMGYRLNQLG, from the coding sequence ATGAGGATTTTACTGATCGAAGATGATTTGAGACTGGCGGAAACGTTAGCAGAAGCACTCACTGACCAGCGTTACGTCGTTGATCTCGTAACAGACGGGGAAACCGGGTGGCATCAGGTGAAGACCATGGACTATGACCTGTTGTTGCTGGATGTGATGTTACCTGAACTGGATGGGATTAGTCTCTGTCATCGGCTGCGATCGCACGGTTATAACCTCCCGATTCTGATTCTGACCGCCTGTGATACCATCAGCGATGAAATCACAGGTTTAGATGTGGGTGCTGATGACTATGTAGTGAAGCCTGTTGATTTGCAGAAGCTCTTTGCTCGAATTCGAGCTTTGCTCCGTCGTGGTAACGCCACAACCCTGCCGATCCTGGAATGGGGAGAGTTACGCCTCAATCCCAGTACTTACGAAGTCAGCTATAACCATACTCCCATCCATCTCACGCCCAAAGAATATGCCCTTTTAGAACTGCTGTTACGCAATGGTCGGCGTGTCTTAAGCCGCAGTGTCATCATTGAGCACGTCTGGCCATCAGAAGCGTCTCCAGAAGAACATACCGTCAAAGTTCATATCCGAGGATTACGGCAAAAGCTAAAGGCTGCAGGGGCTGCAGAAGACTTGATTGAAACTGTCCACAGCATGGGTTATCGCCTGAACCAACTGGGTTAA
- a CDS encoding DNA repair exonuclease: MPRFLHLADIHLGYNKYDNPQRTMDFFRALRDVVERYAIGEQVDFVLIVGDLFEYRNILPATLNQAQVCLDLLREANIPVVAVEGNHDYEPFGTKASWLRYLADWDRLILLDPESPDRLEPWTAETKQGGYIDLDCGVRLIGSRWYRSSAPQMLARLATAIEQLPSGPDHTVMLLHHGLEGQIARYTGALRYADLLPLQQAGVDYLALGHIHKHYQEQGWIYNPGSLEANSIVEGRDQMVRGVYLVDLNGQGIQAELKQDYYQRAILRLSLTVNRDQTRKDLEATAIALIQTMADRGETQTKIVELRIQGQVGFNRLDLNVRDLQKTLHQISRALIFLVKYDVAGTRYESPISRTGEGELPTRGEIERMVFLDLIAAYSEYQGQGEAIVAQMRQLKEEILAKKSELGAKKEEGRAISELYTIVEGLMAQR, translated from the coding sequence ATGCCACGATTTCTCCACCTGGCCGATATTCACCTGGGCTACAACAAGTATGACAATCCCCAGCGAACGATGGATTTTTTTCGGGCGTTGCGAGATGTGGTTGAGCGCTATGCTATCGGCGAACAGGTTGATTTCGTCTTGATTGTAGGAGACTTATTTGAATATCGAAACATTCTACCGGCAACCCTGAATCAGGCCCAGGTCTGTTTGGATCTGTTGCGGGAAGCGAATATTCCGGTGGTTGCGGTAGAAGGGAACCATGATTATGAGCCGTTTGGGACGAAGGCGAGTTGGCTGCGCTATCTGGCGGATTGGGATCGGCTGATCTTGCTCGATCCGGAGTCGCCCGATCGGCTGGAACCCTGGACAGCGGAGACGAAGCAGGGGGGCTATATTGATCTGGATTGTGGGGTGCGCCTGATCGGGTCCCGCTGGTATCGATCCTCTGCACCCCAGATGCTGGCTCGGTTGGCGACGGCGATCGAGCAGTTGCCTTCTGGGCCTGACCATACGGTGATGCTGCTGCATCATGGTCTGGAAGGACAGATCGCCCGCTATACTGGGGCGTTGCGGTATGCTGATTTGCTGCCGCTCCAGCAGGCTGGGGTGGATTATCTGGCCTTGGGTCACATCCACAAACATTATCAGGAGCAGGGCTGGATCTATAACCCGGGGTCTCTGGAAGCGAACAGTATTGTTGAAGGCCGCGATCAGATGGTGCGGGGAGTGTACCTGGTGGATCTGAATGGCCAGGGAATCCAGGCGGAATTAAAGCAGGATTATTATCAGCGGGCAATTCTTCGCCTCAGCCTGACGGTGAACCGTGACCAAACCCGCAAAGACCTGGAAGCAACTGCGATCGCTCTGATTCAAACGATGGCTGATCGGGGAGAAACCCAGACCAAAATTGTCGAGTTACGTATCCAGGGGCAGGTGGGGTTTAACCGGCTGGATCTGAATGTCCGGGACTTGCAGAAAACCTTGCATCAGATCAGTCGGGCGCTGATTTTCCTGGTGAAGTACGATGTGGCGGGCACTCGCTACGAATCTCCTATCTCCAGAACGGGCGAGGGGGAACTCCCGACCCGAGGGGAGATTGAACGGATGGTATTCCTGGATTTGATTGCGGCCTATAGTGAGTATCAGGGGCAGGGGGAGGCGATCGTGGCCCAGATGCGCCAATTGAAAGAAGAGATTCTCGCCAAAAAATCAGAGTTAGGGGCTAAAAAAGAGGAAGGACGGGCGATCTCAGAGCTGTATACGATTGTGGAGGGTTTAATGGCTCAGAGATGA
- a CDS encoding FxLYD domain-containing protein gives MTQFEAFHSAANPDPRSTTDLALELARQGDPVIIATLMNRLLEPAGVSATAQVRGNCLQITLSSKTVPDRDNLVKFTQQGLLKLRPTGITHVILSGQQIGSTTPAWSTEFPLNPASKDAINRVFTQPRVSSEPRLPFNPHPCPQNQAFLQSHPAPQPRPLASSQQPSQTSSRPDRTWLGHAAAILVTITFSLSLIGYVIYQLVIATRPDPATSPQASTTPSKTPGSGKSEIKLLEFTWQTRYANPNLVGHIQNTSGRRYAYVKLEFNLYDEAGKPAGDAMAIVTQLDPKSTKEFEAPIVEPKAKKATLKAITAF, from the coding sequence ATGACTCAGTTTGAGGCGTTCCATTCTGCAGCAAACCCCGACCCCCGATCAACCACAGATCTGGCTCTGGAACTGGCCCGCCAAGGAGACCCTGTGATCATTGCCACCCTCATGAACCGGCTCCTAGAACCCGCCGGAGTCAGTGCCACTGCCCAGGTCCGGGGCAACTGTCTCCAGATTACCCTGAGCAGCAAGACCGTCCCCGATCGAGACAACCTGGTCAAATTCACCCAGCAAGGGCTACTCAAGCTGCGTCCCACAGGCATCACCCACGTCATCCTCTCCGGCCAGCAGATCGGAAGCACCACCCCAGCCTGGAGCACAGAGTTCCCCCTAAACCCAGCCAGTAAAGACGCGATAAATCGTGTCTTTACCCAGCCCCGCGTCTCCTCGGAGCCTCGCCTCCCCTTTAACCCTCACCCCTGCCCTCAGAACCAAGCCTTCCTCCAGAGCCACCCCGCCCCCCAGCCTCGCCCCCTAGCCAGCAGCCAACAGCCCTCCCAGACGAGCTCCAGACCCGATCGCACCTGGCTGGGCCATGCCGCCGCCATCCTAGTCACGATCACCTTCAGCCTGAGCCTGATTGGGTACGTCATTTACCAGCTCGTGATCGCCACCCGACCCGACCCAGCCACATCCCCGCAGGCAAGCACCACTCCCTCCAAAACCCCAGGCTCTGGGAAATCCGAGATCAAACTACTGGAATTCACCTGGCAAACCCGATACGCCAATCCCAACCTGGTCGGCCATATCCAGAATACATCCGGCAGACGATATGCCTATGTCAAACTCGAATTTAACCTCTACGACGAAGCTGGAAAACCAGCGGGTGACGCCATGGCGATCGTCACCCAGCTAGATCCCAAAAGCACCAAAGAATTCGAAGCCCCGATCGTCGAACCAAAGGCCAAGAAAGCAACCCTGAAAGCGATCACCGCCTTCTGA